In Candidatus Delongbacteria bacterium, one genomic interval encodes:
- the alaS gene encoding alanine--tRNA ligase, translating to MIPSSRIRRDFLDFFASQGHTVVPSSSIVPHEDPTLLFANAGMNQFKDVFLGDGTRDYVRAASTQKCLRVSGKHNDLEVVGRDTYHHTFFEMLGNWSFGDYYKKEAIVWAWELLTGVWKLPPDKLYVTVFGGEAGVPFDEEAYGIWSRETDIPKDHILRFGAKDNFWEMGDTGPCGPCTEIHIDRGESYGKLDPKTCFVNTDSDRFIELWNLVFIQYNRDSSGTLKELPSRHVDTGAGFERLCAVLQQKSSNYDTDVFQPLITRIAQLSGVAYSEREGTPHRVIADHIRALSCAIADGALPSNEGRGYVLRRLLRRAARFGRELGFREPFMGELAPVLAETMGEVFPELRQRLDHVRNVLGGEERSFDRTLDQGLKRFHDLRKSLAGTVLPGVEAFRLYDTYGFPLDLTEQLASEHGLSVDREAYEQEMSGQRSKSRDARRGEDEGQNRPWHEVKAGTSSFVGYDSLDSVTDILRWRPGLESDEIELVLAQSPFYAESGGQVGDRGVIAGESWTVRVRDTRILDGQRVQLGKLDGVLDPGAMVSATVDAEARRATERNHTATHLLQAALRQVLGDHVHQEGSLVEPERLRFDFSHSGPLSPEELSAVEEIVCARAMDNIRVHTFQSSYQKAIEDGVTALFGEKYGDTVRVVQVPGFSSELCGGTHLASTGQLGSFLITSESGVAAGVRRIEAVTGTGALAQAARQREQLNAVEALLGSAGSDRIEKLRRTLEDKRRLEKELEHLKAELMSRTASEALADAEIVSGVRIHVQELADAGIDDLKSLCDRLRESGEEMVALVVSSLADKVTMATFVSDAVISRHALKAGELVAAIAPLVGGKGGGRPQLATAGGKDPAGLPAAIEKFRHLVREKLGAA from the coding sequence ATGATTCCCTCGTCCAGAATTCGCCGGGACTTCCTCGATTTCTTCGCGTCCCAGGGCCACACCGTGGTTCCCAGTTCCTCGATCGTGCCCCACGAGGACCCGACCCTGCTCTTCGCCAACGCGGGCATGAACCAGTTCAAGGATGTGTTCCTGGGTGACGGCACCCGCGACTATGTGCGGGCCGCCAGCACCCAGAAGTGCCTGCGTGTCTCGGGCAAGCACAATGATCTGGAAGTGGTCGGCCGTGATACCTACCACCACACCTTCTTCGAGATGCTGGGCAACTGGTCCTTTGGCGACTACTACAAGAAGGAAGCCATCGTCTGGGCCTGGGAGCTGCTCACCGGGGTCTGGAAGCTGCCGCCCGACAAGCTCTATGTCACGGTCTTCGGTGGCGAAGCGGGCGTGCCCTTCGATGAGGAAGCATACGGGATCTGGAGCCGCGAGACCGACATCCCCAAGGACCACATCCTGCGCTTCGGGGCCAAGGACAATTTCTGGGAGATGGGCGACACGGGGCCCTGCGGACCCTGCACCGAGATCCACATCGACCGTGGCGAGAGCTACGGCAAGCTGGACCCGAAGACCTGTTTCGTGAACACCGACAGCGACCGCTTCATCGAACTCTGGAACCTGGTCTTCATCCAGTACAACCGTGACTCCTCGGGCACCCTCAAGGAACTCCCGTCGCGCCATGTGGACACGGGCGCCGGCTTCGAGCGGCTCTGCGCGGTGCTGCAGCAGAAGTCCAGCAACTACGACACCGATGTGTTCCAACCCCTGATCACGCGCATCGCCCAGCTTTCGGGCGTGGCCTACAGCGAGCGGGAAGGCACGCCCCACCGGGTGATTGCCGATCACATCCGCGCCCTCTCCTGTGCCATCGCCGATGGCGCGCTGCCGTCCAACGAGGGCCGCGGCTATGTGCTGCGCCGCCTGCTGCGCCGCGCCGCGCGCTTCGGCCGTGAACTGGGCTTCCGCGAACCTTTCATGGGCGAACTGGCCCCCGTGCTGGCCGAGACCATGGGCGAGGTCTTCCCCGAGCTGCGCCAGCGTCTGGATCACGTGCGCAACGTGCTCGGTGGCGAGGAGCGCAGTTTCGACCGCACCCTGGACCAGGGCCTGAAGCGCTTCCACGACCTGCGCAAGTCCCTGGCCGGCACGGTGCTGCCCGGGGTGGAGGCCTTCAGGCTGTACGACACCTACGGCTTTCCGCTGGATCTGACCGAGCAGCTGGCCTCGGAGCACGGGCTGAGCGTCGACCGCGAGGCCTACGAGCAGGAAATGTCCGGCCAGCGCAGCAAGAGCCGCGACGCCCGACGCGGAGAGGACGAGGGGCAGAACCGCCCCTGGCACGAGGTCAAGGCCGGCACGTCTTCCTTCGTGGGCTACGACAGCCTGGACAGCGTGACCGATATCCTGCGCTGGCGTCCGGGACTGGAAAGCGACGAGATCGAGCTGGTGCTGGCCCAGAGCCCCTTCTACGCCGAATCGGGCGGGCAGGTGGGCGACCGCGGGGTGATTGCCGGCGAGAGCTGGACCGTGCGCGTGCGTGACACACGCATCCTCGATGGCCAGCGTGTGCAGCTGGGCAAGCTGGATGGTGTGCTGGACCCGGGCGCGATGGTCAGCGCCACCGTGGATGCCGAGGCCCGCCGTGCCACCGAACGCAACCACACGGCCACGCACCTGCTTCAGGCCGCCCTGCGTCAGGTGCTGGGCGACCATGTGCATCAGGAAGGCTCGCTCGTCGAGCCCGAACGCCTGCGCTTCGACTTCAGCCACAGCGGCCCGCTGAGCCCCGAGGAACTGTCGGCTGTCGAAGAAATCGTCTGCGCGCGCGCCATGGACAACATCCGCGTGCACACCTTCCAGAGCAGTTATCAGAAAGCCATCGAGGACGGGGTGACCGCGCTCTTCGGCGAAAAATACGGCGACACGGTGCGCGTGGTGCAGGTGCCCGGCTTCAGTTCCGAACTGTGCGGCGGCACCCACCTGGCCAGCACGGGCCAGCTGGGCAGTTTCCTGATCACCAGCGAGAGCGGAGTGGCGGCCGGTGTGCGCCGCATCGAAGCGGTCACGGGCACGGGCGCCCTGGCCCAGGCAGCCCGTCAGCGTGAGCAGCTCAACGCGGTGGAGGCGCTGCTGGGCAGTGCCGGATCGGACCGGATCGAAAAGTTGCGTCGCACGCTGGAAGACAAGCGCCGGCTCGAGAAGGAGCTGGAACACCTCAAGGCCGAGCTGATGAGTCGCACGGCCAGCGAGGCGCTGGCCGACGCCGAGATCGTGTCCGGAGTGCGGATCCACGTGCAGGAACTGGCCGATGCGGGCATCGACGATCTCAAATCGCTGTGCGACCGGCTGCGCGAGTCCGGTGAAGAGATGGTGGCGCTGGTGGTTTCGTCCCTGGCCGACAAGGTGACCATGGCCACCTTCGTGAGCGATGCGGTGATCAGTCGCCATGCGCTCAAGGCCGGTGAGCTGGTGGCAGCCATCGCCCCGCTGGTGGGCGGCAAGGGCGGTGGGCGACCGCAGCTGGCCACCGCCGGAGGCAAGGACCCCGCAGGTCTGCCCGCGGCCATCGAGAAGTTCCGGCACCTGGTGCGCGAGAAACTGGGTGCCGCATGA
- a CDS encoding fumarylacetoacetate hydrolase family protein — translation MKICRYTRADGSPGFGRLEGDWILELDEGQETGDTPALADVRLLPPVSRGRVFGIGRNYSEHIRELNPGWSQESPLVFMKPDTALCGHGHPILLPMGVGRVDYEGELAAVVGQPMRRVSASEALDGLLGLCIANDVSARELQRSDGQWTRAKGFDTFCPLGPWIETELDPSDLGIRTWLNGQLVQEGRTSQMMRSLPDLIAFLSSFCLLLPGDVILTGTPAGVGALAPGDRVRVEVEGIGSLENPVESEHAD, via the coding sequence ATGAAAATCTGCCGTTACACACGCGCCGACGGCAGCCCCGGATTCGGCAGGCTGGAAGGCGACTGGATTCTCGAACTGGACGAAGGTCAGGAAACAGGTGACACACCGGCTCTGGCCGATGTGCGCCTGCTGCCCCCCGTGTCGCGAGGGCGTGTGTTCGGCATTGGCAGGAACTACAGCGAGCACATACGGGAACTGAATCCGGGCTGGAGCCAGGAAAGCCCGCTGGTCTTCATGAAACCCGATACGGCCCTCTGCGGACACGGCCACCCGATTCTCCTGCCCATGGGGGTGGGGCGTGTGGATTATGAAGGCGAGCTGGCGGCCGTGGTGGGTCAGCCCATGCGACGGGTGTCGGCCTCTGAAGCCCTCGACGGACTGCTGGGACTGTGCATCGCCAATGACGTCAGCGCGCGCGAGCTGCAACGCAGCGACGGCCAATGGACGCGCGCCAAGGGCTTTGACACCTTCTGTCCTCTGGGCCCCTGGATCGAAACGGAACTGGATCCGTCCGATCTGGGTATTCGCACCTGGCTCAACGGGCAACTGGTCCAGGAAGGGCGCACCTCCCAGATGATGCGCTCGCTGCCCGATCTGATCGCCTTTCTGTCCAGCTTCTGCCTGCTGCTGCCCGGGGATGTGATCCTCACCGGCACTCCCGCAGGCGTGGGGGCCCTGGCCCCCGGGGACCGGGTCCGCGTGGAAGTTGAGGGCATCGGCAGCCTGGAGAACCCTGTGGAGAGCGAGCATGCAGATTGA
- a CDS encoding geranylgeranylglyceryl/heptaprenylglyceryl phosphate synthase, producing the protein MQIDLGPVESRLHEAAAKGRKQFMVLVDPDRLDPATLPALAREAVEAGVDGFLAGTSLLLGEGFGGVVARLRKESGLPVVLFPGDTGQVVPEASAILFLSLISGRNPQFLIGEQVKGAPQVMRAGLECLPTAYVLVESGLVTSAQFMSASQPLPRHKPEIAVAHAMAARCLGLRQLYLEAGSGAPSRVPDEMVRAVKDVFPWPVIVGGGLRVPEDGARVARAGADVVVVGTAVENGSIRGGRLKEFVSAVHGESRHA; encoded by the coding sequence ATGCAGATTGACCTGGGGCCGGTGGAAAGCCGGCTGCACGAAGCGGCCGCCAAGGGCCGCAAACAATTCATGGTGCTGGTTGATCCCGATCGGCTCGATCCCGCCACCCTGCCCGCCCTGGCCCGCGAAGCGGTCGAGGCGGGCGTCGATGGTTTTCTGGCGGGCACCAGCCTGCTGTTGGGCGAAGGATTCGGCGGAGTCGTTGCCCGGCTGCGCAAGGAGAGTGGGCTCCCGGTGGTGTTGTTCCCGGGGGATACGGGGCAGGTGGTGCCCGAAGCCAGTGCGATCCTCTTTCTCAGCCTGATTTCGGGCCGCAATCCCCAGTTCCTGATCGGGGAGCAGGTCAAGGGCGCTCCCCAGGTGATGCGTGCCGGACTGGAATGCCTGCCCACGGCCTATGTGCTTGTGGAATCCGGACTGGTCACCTCGGCCCAGTTCATGAGCGCCAGCCAGCCCTTGCCGCGGCACAAGCCCGAGATCGCGGTGGCCCACGCCATGGCCGCCCGCTGCCTGGGGCTGCGCCAACTCTATCTGGAAGCCGGCAGCGGAGCTCCCTCCCGGGTGCCCGACGAGATGGTGCGTGCCGTCAAGGACGTCTTTCCCTGGCCCGTGATCGTGGGCGGTGGCTTGCGAGTACCCGAAGACGGGGCCCGGGTGGCCCGTGCGGGCGCCGATGTGGTGGTGGTGGGCACCGCCGTGGAGAACGGCAGCATCCGGGGCGGGCGGCTGAAGGAATTCGTCAGCGCCGTGCACGGGGAGTCACGCCATGCGTGA
- a CDS encoding SIS domain-containing protein, with protein sequence MRERIAAELLLSASLKQRLAAEQSELIAEMALALTACLREGGTLLLAGNGGSAGDCQHLATEFVVRLTSARERRALPALALTTDSSLLTACANDYGFEQIFSRQVQAHGKPGDLLWLFSTSGNSSNLVRAAESARERGLGVVGLLGGTGGALKAHCDLALVVPESNPGRVQECHITVGHILVARIEEELFGL encoded by the coding sequence ATGCGTGAGCGCATTGCCGCCGAGCTGCTGCTCAGCGCCAGCCTGAAACAGCGATTGGCCGCGGAGCAGAGCGAACTCATCGCGGAAATGGCCCTGGCTCTCACGGCCTGCCTGCGTGAGGGTGGCACCCTGCTGCTGGCCGGCAATGGCGGCAGCGCCGGAGATTGCCAGCATCTGGCCACGGAGTTCGTGGTACGGCTGACCTCGGCGCGCGAACGCCGCGCCCTGCCCGCGCTCGCGCTCACCACCGACAGTTCGCTGCTTACCGCCTGCGCCAATGATTACGGTTTCGAGCAGATCTTCTCCCGTCAGGTGCAGGCGCACGGCAAACCCGGCGACCTGCTCTGGCTCTTCAGCACCAGTGGCAACTCCAGCAACCTGGTGCGGGCCGCCGAGAGCGCACGGGAACGCGGCCTGGGCGTGGTCGGCCTGCTGGGCGGCACGGGCGGAGCGCTGAAGGCCCACTGTGACCTGGCGCTGGTGGTGCCCGAAAGCAACCCGGGGCGGGTCCAGGAGTGTCACATCACCGTGGGGCACATTCTGGTGGCGCGCATTGAAGAGGAACTCTTCGGCCTGTGA
- a CDS encoding BatA domain-containing protein: MIFLNSVLLGLLAAAGIPLLIHLLNPRQRRLQPLATLRFLHAIQSTRLRRLSVKRWLLLLLRTLIVILLVLAFARPALKQGLIPGAAREAVHAVLLFDNSLSTRGGDGRNTAFENQLKDLEALLAAGSADDRYSLLLLAGPAHWLTPLPVDRDALRSQLRGITPAFSGDELRPALELAVARLAQGGALRELHLFSDGRVKLAGDSLGLELPGPLSLWWHHSASPESDRPLPRTTQVNTLILKEGVPVELECALILPASDPGGGVTLSMGDTPVAFREREPGENPVLLRFSAPGPGEHRMSLQVGGPELGELGLARAVLEIPSQIRVLLVSTPGPTSNALAAALRPGEAYGRAIALDRVAPLSLEYTNLADCDLLVVSGPDKLTPAGHHALEQAVRSGKGLVILPDPGEPDLQAFSRLSQDLGLPAVAGVKGPGNWRMGSPDLAHPLFHGLLEPGREPRSPSFLRVLQLAGPDSARTVIPLADGSPLLLERRLGEGRVLLFTSSPAEGWSDLAHSGLFAPLMNRICFYLTRESGAAGGSLVCGASHALGSHAWPAGELRLDGPDGTRLLESMGRGGPLLPPLAVPGFYSLIHDGDTLRTLALTPDFGDLARAELGAEELDRWSGRSWNPAPTDPARFGDERRGREIWRSLLVAALVLLGLEMWLARGRGAEDKGETQ, translated from the coding sequence GTGATATTCCTCAACAGCGTCCTGCTGGGCCTGCTGGCCGCCGCGGGCATTCCCTTGCTGATCCACCTGCTCAATCCGCGCCAGCGCCGCCTGCAGCCGCTGGCGACCCTGCGTTTCCTGCATGCCATCCAGAGCACGCGCCTGCGGCGTCTGAGCGTGAAACGCTGGCTGCTGCTGCTCCTGCGTACCCTGATCGTGATTCTGCTGGTACTGGCCTTCGCCCGTCCGGCACTCAAGCAGGGGCTGATTCCCGGCGCAGCACGCGAGGCCGTGCACGCGGTGCTGCTCTTCGACAACAGCCTGAGCACACGCGGAGGAGACGGGCGCAACACGGCCTTCGAGAATCAGCTGAAGGATCTGGAGGCCTTGCTGGCAGCCGGTTCCGCGGACGACCGCTACTCGCTGCTGCTGCTGGCGGGCCCCGCTCACTGGCTGACACCGCTCCCCGTCGACCGTGATGCACTGCGCTCGCAATTGCGAGGAATCACACCGGCCTTCAGTGGCGACGAGCTGCGGCCCGCGCTGGAACTGGCGGTTGCCCGACTGGCTCAGGGCGGTGCGCTGCGCGAACTGCACCTCTTCAGCGATGGCCGTGTCAAGCTGGCGGGCGACAGCCTGGGCCTGGAGCTGCCCGGTCCCTTGAGCCTCTGGTGGCACCATTCCGCCAGCCCCGAGAGTGACCGACCTCTGCCCCGTACCACACAGGTGAACACGCTGATCCTCAAGGAAGGCGTCCCCGTGGAGCTGGAGTGCGCGCTGATTCTGCCCGCCTCCGATCCGGGAGGCGGAGTGACGCTCAGCATGGGCGACACGCCTGTGGCCTTCAGGGAACGGGAGCCGGGCGAGAATCCAGTCCTGCTGAGATTCAGTGCTCCCGGGCCCGGAGAACACCGGATGAGTCTGCAGGTGGGCGGTCCCGAGCTGGGCGAACTGGGGCTGGCCCGTGCGGTACTTGAGATTCCCAGCCAGATCCGTGTGCTGCTGGTTTCCACACCGGGGCCCACCAGCAATGCCCTGGCGGCCGCCCTGCGACCGGGTGAGGCCTACGGTCGCGCGATCGCCCTGGACCGGGTGGCGCCTTTGTCGCTTGAGTACACGAACCTGGCCGATTGTGATCTGCTGGTCGTGAGCGGTCCCGACAAGCTGACGCCCGCCGGACATCATGCGCTGGAACAGGCCGTGCGGTCGGGCAAGGGGCTGGTGATCCTGCCCGATCCGGGCGAACCGGACCTGCAGGCATTCAGCCGACTGTCCCAGGACCTGGGCCTGCCTGCGGTGGCTGGTGTCAAGGGACCGGGCAACTGGCGCATGGGGAGTCCCGACCTGGCACATCCCCTGTTTCACGGGTTGCTGGAACCGGGGCGCGAGCCGCGCTCCCCATCCTTCCTGCGAGTGCTGCAGCTGGCCGGCCCGGACTCGGCACGCACCGTGATTCCTCTGGCCGATGGCAGTCCCCTGCTGCTGGAACGACGTCTGGGGGAAGGGCGCGTGCTGCTCTTCACCAGTTCCCCCGCTGAAGGCTGGTCCGACCTGGCGCACAGTGGACTCTTCGCGCCCCTGATGAACCGGATCTGCTTCTACCTGACGCGCGAATCGGGAGCCGCTGGCGGAAGTCTGGTCTGCGGCGCGTCGCACGCGCTGGGCAGTCATGCCTGGCCGGCGGGCGAGCTGCGGCTGGACGGTCCCGATGGAACCCGCCTGCTGGAGTCCATGGGGCGGGGCGGGCCACTGTTGCCGCCGCTGGCCGTTCCGGGGTTCTACAGCCTGATCCACGACGGCGATACACTGCGGACCCTGGCTCTGACCCCTGACTTCGGGGATCTGGCTCGCGCAGAACTGGGGGCCGAGGAACTGGACCGCTGGTCGGGCCGGAGCTGGAATCCGGCTCCCACCGATCCTGCCCGCTTCGGAGATGAGCGGCGCGGGCGTGAAATCTGGCGATCCTTGCTGGTCGCCGCTCTGGTTCTGCTGGGGCTTGAAATGTGGTTGGCCCGGGGGCGGGGAGCCGAGGACAAAGGCGAGACACAATGA
- the hflX gene encoding GTPase HflX: MNQSFESLGRSSEVRRQRAVAVALQQQGDERETVCEHLDELVQLADTAGADVLDQVIQNRARPDTATWIGKGKVAQLHALVDELTLDLVLIDDDLSPRQAANLERELKVPVIDRSGLILDIFAARARSRESRTQVELAQLKYLLPRLSGAWSHLERQRGGIGMRGPGETQLETDRRLVRTRIKQLEEELDVIQRQRETRRQGRDSLFRVSLVGYTNAGKSTLLNRLTGSEVFVEDRLFATLDTTVRRLELADGAGCLLSDTVGFIRKLPHHLVASFRSTLEEAAEADLLLHVVDLSHPAWNQRITRVKEVLEDLGAGDTPVLYLFNKIDRVLDPGELSLAGRLHTPSLLVSATREIRLDELVADLGLRENERWARFRCTVPWTHGKLLGELRRQCHLLDEGSSEHGFEYLLRVEHTHRDSFVREFADRGCILVPA; encoded by the coding sequence ATGAATCAGAGCTTCGAATCCCTCGGTCGGTCCAGTGAGGTCCGCCGCCAACGCGCCGTGGCCGTGGCCCTGCAGCAGCAGGGTGATGAACGGGAAACCGTCTGCGAGCATCTGGACGAGCTGGTGCAGCTGGCGGACACGGCCGGTGCCGACGTGCTGGATCAGGTCATCCAGAACCGCGCCCGACCCGACACGGCCACCTGGATCGGCAAGGGCAAGGTGGCGCAGCTGCACGCCCTTGTGGACGAACTGACGCTGGATCTGGTGCTGATCGACGACGATCTCTCGCCACGCCAGGCGGCCAATCTCGAACGGGAACTCAAGGTTCCGGTGATCGACCGCAGCGGCCTGATCCTGGACATCTTCGCGGCACGCGCCCGCTCGCGTGAGTCGCGCACTCAGGTGGAACTGGCCCAGCTGAAGTACCTGCTGCCCCGCCTGTCCGGGGCCTGGAGCCATCTTGAGCGCCAGCGTGGCGGCATTGGCATGCGCGGCCCCGGTGAGACCCAGCTCGAGACGGACCGCCGTCTGGTACGCACCCGGATCAAGCAGCTGGAAGAGGAGCTGGACGTGATCCAGCGCCAGCGTGAAACCCGCCGCCAGGGCCGCGACAGCCTGTTCCGTGTCTCGCTCGTGGGCTATACCAACGCGGGCAAATCCACACTGCTGAACCGGCTCACGGGTTCCGAAGTGTTCGTGGAAGACCGGCTCTTCGCCACCCTGGATACCACCGTGCGCCGTCTGGAACTGGCCGATGGCGCGGGCTGTCTGCTCTCGGACACGGTCGGATTCATCCGCAAGCTGCCGCATCACCTGGTGGCCTCTTTCCGGTCCACGCTCGAGGAAGCCGCCGAGGCGGATCTGCTGCTCCACGTGGTGGACCTGTCCCATCCGGCCTGGAACCAGCGCATCACGCGGGTCAAGGAAGTACTGGAAGACCTGGGAGCCGGGGATACCCCCGTGTTGTACCTCTTCAACAAGATCGACCGTGTGCTGGATCCGGGTGAACTGAGCCTTGCGGGACGCCTGCATACGCCCTCCCTGCTGGTGAGTGCCACCCGCGAGATCCGCCTGGATGAACTGGTGGCCGACCTGGGCCTGCGCGAGAACGAGCGCTGGGCCCGCTTCCGCTGCACGGTTCCCTGGACCCATGGCAAGCTGCTGGGCGAGCTGAGGCGTCAGTGTCACCTGCTTGACGAAGGCTCCAGCGAGCACGGTTTCGAGTATCTGCTGCGCGTGGAGCATACCCACCGGGATTCCTTCGTGCGGGAATTCGCCGACCGCGGTTGCATCCTGGTACCTGCCTGA
- a CDS encoding RidA family protein, giving the protein MNRIIATDKAPAAIGPYSQGTICTRSGLLFTAGQIPLDPATGHLVEGDIEIQTRRVMDNLKAVLEAGGSSLTRVLKVTIFLKDMNDYPEVNRVYGEYFPENPPARSAVEVARLPKDVRVEIEAVATTADHTGA; this is encoded by the coding sequence GTGAACAGAATCATTGCCACCGACAAGGCCCCGGCAGCCATCGGCCCCTACAGTCAAGGGACGATCTGCACCCGCAGCGGGCTGCTCTTCACCGCAGGCCAGATTCCATTGGATCCGGCCACGGGTCACCTGGTCGAAGGAGACATCGAGATCCAGACCCGGCGTGTCATGGACAACCTGAAAGCCGTGCTCGAAGCGGGCGGCTCCAGTCTGACGCGCGTTCTGAAGGTCACGATCTTCCTCAAGGACATGAATGACTACCCCGAAGTGAACCGGGTCTACGGCGAGTACTTCCCGGAAAATCCTCCGGCTCGCAGCGCCGTTGAAGTTGCCCGCCTGCCCAAGGATGTGCGGGTGGAGATCGAAGCGGTGGCGACCACGGCCGATCACACAGGGGCGTGA
- a CDS encoding sodium-dependent transporter has translation MAEPAQRPQWGSRIGFIMAAAGSAVGLGNIWKFPYITGENGGGVFVLIYLVCVLLVAMPIMLAEMILGHGSRQSPVGAFEHFHRKGSLWGWVGWLGVASGFVILSYYSVVAGWALNYVLLSLKGFTSMGPDAIGEIFGAVYASPGLNLFWHAVFMALTVGVVLGGVQKGIEKTCNILMPLLLVLLVFLVIRGIFLPEQGFRKALTFLFMPGDVHLNAHMILEALGHSFFTLSLGMGAMLTYGSYLKTRKELLGSALAVSGFDTLIAMLACLMLFPIIFAFGFESQAGPGLVFKTVPIVFSQLTGGMFLALVFFLMLAFAALTSAISLLEVVTSTFMDKLGWTRRKATLVPASLIFLLGMPSAVAGSGRVLPEWMTFFGRNFFDTMDYLASNWMLPVGGLLTALFVGWVIPDARLRQAFGDTEHPAWLYTGFALLIRFVAPVLVLLILLNKVGLITV, from the coding sequence ATGGCTGAACCGGCACAGCGCCCCCAGTGGGGCTCCCGAATCGGATTCATCATGGCTGCCGCAGGCAGTGCGGTAGGGTTGGGCAACATCTGGAAGTTCCCCTACATCACGGGCGAGAACGGGGGCGGAGTCTTTGTCCTGATCTATCTCGTGTGCGTGTTGCTGGTGGCCATGCCGATCATGCTGGCCGAAATGATCCTGGGACACGGCAGCCGCCAGAGTCCGGTGGGTGCCTTCGAGCACTTCCACCGCAAGGGCAGCCTCTGGGGCTGGGTGGGCTGGCTGGGTGTGGCCTCCGGATTCGTGATCCTCAGTTATTACAGCGTGGTGGCCGGCTGGGCGCTCAACTACGTGCTGCTGTCGCTCAAGGGCTTCACCAGCATGGGCCCCGATGCCATCGGCGAGATCTTCGGCGCGGTGTACGCCTCACCCGGTCTGAATCTCTTCTGGCATGCGGTGTTCATGGCACTCACGGTCGGCGTCGTGCTGGGCGGTGTGCAGAAGGGCATCGAAAAGACCTGCAACATTCTGATGCCGCTCCTGCTGGTGCTGTTGGTCTTTCTGGTGATCCGTGGAATCTTCCTGCCCGAACAGGGCTTCCGCAAGGCGCTGACCTTTCTCTTCATGCCCGGCGATGTCCATCTGAACGCCCATATGATTCTGGAAGCGCTGGGGCACTCATTCTTCACCCTCAGTCTGGGCATGGGGGCCATGCTGACCTACGGCAGTTATCTCAAGACCCGCAAGGAACTGCTGGGCAGCGCACTGGCCGTGAGCGGTTTTGACACGCTCATCGCCATGCTGGCCTGCCTGATGCTGTTTCCGATCATCTTCGCCTTCGGTTTCGAGAGCCAGGCGGGGCCGGGTCTGGTCTTCAAGACCGTGCCGATCGTGTTCTCGCAGTTGACCGGTGGCATGTTCCTCGCCCTGGTATTCTTCCTGATGCTGGCCTTCGCGGCCCTCACCAGCGCGATCAGCCTGCTGGAGGTGGTCACGTCCACCTTCATGGACAAGCTGGGCTGGACCCGGCGCAAGGCCACCCTGGTGCCCGCCTCGCTGATCTTTCTGCTGGGCATGCCCTCGGCGGTGGCCGGTTCGGGGCGTGTGCTGCCCGAATGGATGACCTTCTTCGGGCGCAATTTCTTTGACACGATGGATTACCTGGCCAGCAACTGGATGCTGCCGGTGGGCGGGCTGCTGACGGCGCTCTTCGTGGGCTGGGTGATTCCCGATGCCCGCCTGCGCCAGGCATTCGGCGACACCGAACATCCGGCCTGGCTCTACACGGGCTTCGCCCTGCTGATCCGTTTCGTGGCCCCCGTGCTGGTCCTGCTGATCCTGCTGAACAAGGTGGGGCTGATCACGGTCTGA